In Amycolatopsis methanolica 239, a single genomic region encodes these proteins:
- a CDS encoding MFS transporter, with protein MSSNSHGSLLDALKNQPKQVWITAFAAVIAFMGIGLVDPILLSIAEGLHATPSQVTLLFSSYLGVQVIAMLVTGAASARFGPKRTVLAGLALIVAATALCAAAGSIEQLVALRAVWGLGNAFFIATALSVIVGAATGGQAGAILLYEAALGVGLAVGPLLGALLGSISWRGPFVGTAVLMAAALVLCSTFLASDKHEKRTPIRLLDPLRALKHAGLLRTSIGSAFYTAAFFTVLAWTPFVLDWSAVAVGLIFCGWGLCVAVAGVVLAPKLAARLGERHATVVSVLGYAVLMVVLVVPSKPVIVVGVIVSGLVSGLLNTLFTGTAMSISGAPRPVASAGYNFCRWLGGAVAATLVGHVAEWLGSEHAPFVIAAILCVLAGGLLAVRTNSADPHRVPREAALVGEEL; from the coding sequence ATGAGCAGTAACAGTCACGGGAGCCTGCTGGACGCGCTGAAGAACCAGCCGAAGCAGGTGTGGATCACGGCGTTCGCCGCGGTCATCGCGTTCATGGGGATCGGCCTGGTGGATCCGATCCTGCTGTCCATCGCCGAGGGGCTGCACGCCACGCCGTCGCAGGTGACCCTGCTGTTCTCGTCCTACCTCGGCGTCCAGGTGATCGCGATGCTGGTCACCGGCGCGGCGAGCGCGAGGTTCGGTCCGAAGCGGACGGTCCTCGCCGGACTGGCGCTGATCGTGGCCGCGACCGCGCTGTGCGCCGCGGCCGGGTCGATCGAACAGCTCGTCGCCCTGCGCGCGGTGTGGGGTCTCGGCAACGCGTTCTTCATCGCCACCGCGTTGTCCGTGATCGTCGGCGCCGCGACCGGCGGACAGGCCGGCGCGATCCTGCTCTACGAGGCCGCGCTCGGCGTCGGTCTCGCGGTCGGGCCGCTGCTCGGCGCCCTGCTCGGCAGCATCTCCTGGCGCGGCCCGTTCGTCGGCACCGCCGTGCTGATGGCCGCGGCGCTAGTGCTGTGCTCGACCTTCCTGGCGAGCGACAAACACGAGAAGCGGACCCCGATCCGGCTGCTCGACCCGCTGCGCGCGCTGAAGCACGCCGGGCTGCTGCGCACCTCGATCGGCTCGGCGTTCTACACCGCCGCGTTCTTCACCGTCCTGGCGTGGACGCCGTTCGTGCTGGACTGGAGCGCCGTCGCGGTCGGCCTGATCTTCTGCGGCTGGGGCCTGTGCGTCGCGGTCGCCGGGGTGGTGCTCGCGCCGAAACTGGCGGCCCGGCTCGGTGAGCGCCACGCGACCGTGGTGTCCGTGCTCGGCTACGCGGTGCTGATGGTGGTGCTCGTGGTGCCGAGCAAGCCGGTGATCGTGGTCGGCGTGATCGTCTCCGGGCTGGTGTCCGGCCTGCTGAACACCCTGTTCACCGGCACCGCGATGTCGATCAGCGGCGCGCCCCGCCCGGTCGCCAGCGCGGGCTACAACTTCTGCCGGTGGCTCGGCGGCGCCGTGGCCGCAACCCTCGTCGGGCACGTCGCCGAATGGCTCGGGTCGGAGCACGCCCCATTCGTCATCGCCGCGATCCTCTGCGTGCTGGCCGGCGGGCTTCTCGCCGTCCGGACGAACAGCGCGGACCCGCACCGCGTGCCGCGTGAGGCAGCTCTCGTCGGGGAAGAGCTTTGA
- a CDS encoding ArsR/SmtB family transcription factor: MRSLPHPARESLTLAPVLHALGDPVRLELVRRASGSPGSTCAVLADGLDVPMSTLTNHWRILREAGVITMTVDGRHRRIQVRRDDLDERFPGLLDPILRLAADE, from the coding sequence ATGCGATCGCTACCCCACCCCGCACGCGAGTCGCTGACACTCGCGCCGGTCCTGCACGCGCTCGGCGACCCGGTGCGGCTGGAGCTGGTGCGGCGCGCCTCCGGCAGCCCGGGATCGACCTGCGCCGTGCTGGCCGACGGCCTGGACGTGCCGATGTCCACCCTGACCAACCACTGGCGGATCCTGCGGGAGGCGGGGGTGATCACCATGACCGTGGACGGCAGGCACAGGCGGATCCAGGTCCGCCGCGACGACCTGGACGAACGCTTCCCCGGCCTGCTCGACCCGATCCTGCGCCTCGCGGCGGACGAGTAG
- a CDS encoding MarR family winged helix-turn-helix transcriptional regulator: MNPGVAELAHELRPLVFRLYYVVRRLTPQHQLTLTQGSVLSELVHGGPRRMSVLAELEGVRQPSMTDLVRRLERLGLVSRRPDPADRRAVLIAATESGTRYVTDLITAREEFLRERLAALDPADRDAIDAALPALRRLIDPVKKEELLA, translated from the coding sequence GTGAATCCAGGAGTAGCAGAGCTCGCGCACGAGCTGCGCCCGCTGGTCTTCCGCCTCTACTACGTGGTCCGGCGGCTGACCCCGCAGCACCAGCTCACCCTGACCCAGGGATCGGTGCTCAGCGAGCTGGTCCACGGCGGCCCGCGGCGCATGAGCGTCCTCGCCGAGCTGGAAGGCGTGCGGCAGCCGTCGATGACGGACCTGGTCCGCCGGCTGGAGCGGCTCGGTCTGGTGAGCAGGCGCCCCGATCCGGCCGATCGGCGCGCGGTGCTCATCGCGGCGACCGAGTCGGGCACGCGGTACGTGACCGACCTGATCACGGCCCGCGAGGAGTTCCTGCGCGAGCGCCTCGCCGCCCTGGATCCGGCCGACCGCGACGCGATCGACGCGGCGCTGCCGGCCTTGCGGAGGCTCATCGATCCGGTCAAGAAGGAGGAACTGCTCGCATGA
- a CDS encoding MFS transporter: MVLLDSTIVGAALPDMRERLHVGISGLQWIVDAYVLLVAMVLLSGGVFADRFGRKRVFLAGVAVFTAVRGVRRRAVDRMADRRAGGAGHRRGGAEPRRAGPAQRRVPGSG; this comes from the coding sequence ATGGTGCTGCTCGACAGCACCATCGTCGGCGCGGCGCTGCCCGACATGCGGGAGCGGCTGCACGTCGGGATCAGCGGGCTGCAGTGGATCGTCGACGCCTACGTGCTGCTGGTCGCCATGGTGTTGCTGTCCGGCGGCGTCTTCGCCGACCGGTTCGGCCGCAAACGCGTGTTCCTCGCCGGGGTGGCGGTGTTCACGGCCGTCCGTGGTGTGCGCCGTCGCGCCGTCGATCGGATGGCTGATCGCCGGGCGGGTGGTGCAGGGCATCGGCGCGGCGGCGCTGAGCCCCGCCGCGCTGGCCCTGCTCAGCGCCGCGTACCCGGTTCCGGCTGA